One window of Phocoena phocoena chromosome 13, mPhoPho1.1, whole genome shotgun sequence genomic DNA carries:
- the PES1 gene encoding pescadillo homolog, which yields MGGLEKKKYERGSATNYITRNKARKKLQLSLADFRRLCILKGIYPHEPKHKKKVNKGSTAARTFYLIKDIRFLLHEPIVNKFREYKVFVRKLRKAYGKSEWNTVERLKDNKPNYKLDHIVKERYPTFIDALRDLDDALSMCFLFSTFPRTGKCHVHTIQLCHRLAVEFMHYVIAARALRKVFLSIKGIYYQAEVLGQPIVWITPYTFSHDHPTDVDYRVMATFTEFYTTLLGFVNFRLYQSLNLHYPPKLEGQAHAEAKASEDTYALDSESSMEKLASLSASLARVVVPAEEEEAEVDEFPADGEMVAQEDCRKELEAQEKHKKLFEGLKFFLNREVPREALAFVIRSFGGNVSWDKSLCIGATYDVTDSGITHQIVDRPGQQTPVIGRYYVQPQWVFDSVNARLLLPVADYFPGVQLPPHLSPFVSEKEGDYVPPEKLKLLALQRGEHPGNLNESEEEDEEEDDEGDGDEEGGKEEEEEDKEAGSEREEEARLTAPEEPRMEGKKPKVMVGTVKLEDKQRLAQEEDSEAKRLAIMMMKKREKYLYNKIMFGKRRKIREANKLVEKRKAHDEAVRSEKKAKKARPE from the exons ATGGGAGGCCTGGAGAAGAAGAAG TATGAACGAGGCTCTGCTACCAACTACATCACCCGAAACAAAGCCCGGAAGAAGCTGCAGCTGAGCCTGGCCGACTTCAG GCGGCTGTGCATCCTGAAGGGCATTTATCCCCATGAACCCAAACACAAGAAGAAGGTCAACAAGGGCTCCACGGCAGCCCGAACCTTTTACCTTATCAAAGACATCAGATTCCTCCTCCATGAACCCATTGTCAACAAGTTCCGGGAGTACAAG gtGTTCGTCCGGAAGCTGCGGAAGGCCTATGGGAAGAGTGAGTGGAACACGGTGGAGCGGCTGAAGGACAACAAGCCCAACTACAAGCTCGACCACATCGTCAAGGAGCG GTACCCCACGTTCATAGATGCCCTGCGGGACCTGGACGACGCCCTCTCCATGTGCTTCCTCTTCTCCACCTTCCCACGGACCGGCAAGTGCCACGTGCACACCATCCAGCTGTGCCACCGGCTGGCCGTGGAGTTCATGCACTACGTCATCGCCGCCCGTGCCCTGCGCAAG GTCTTCCTGTCCATCAAAGGCATTTACTACCAGGCCGAGGTGCTGGGCCAGCCCATCGTGTGGATCACGCCTTACACCTTCTCCCACGAT cacccaacAGACGTGGACTACAGGGTCATGGCCACCTTCACCGAGTTCTACACTACCCTGCTGGGGTTCGTCAACTTCCGCCTCTACCAGTCGCTTAACCTGCACTACCCTCCCAAG CTTGAGGGTCAGGCCCATGCAGAAGCGAAGGCCAGCGAGGACACCTATGCTTTGGACTCCGAGAGCTCTATGGAG AAACTGGCCTCTCTCAGTGCCAGTCTGGCCCGTGTGGTGGTGCctgcagaggaggaggaagctgaggtggATGAGTTTCCTGCTGATGGG GAGATGGTGGCGCAGGAGGACTGCAGGAAGGAGCTGGAGGCTCAGGAAAAGCACAAGAAGCTCTTCGAGGGCCTGAAGTTCTTCCTGAACCGTGAGGTGCCCCGGGAGGCCCTGGCCTTTGTCATCAG GAGTTTTGGAGGGAACGTGTCCTGGGACAAATCTCTGTGCATTGGGGCCACATACGACGTCACAGACTCTGGCATCACCCACCAGATTGTCGACCGGCCTGGGCAACAGACCCCCGTCATCGGCAG GTACTACGTGCAGCCTCAGTGGGTGTTTGACTCTGTGAACGCCCGGCTCCTCCTCCCTGTGGCAGACTACTTTCCCGGGGTGCAGCTGCCTCCACACCTCTCGCCCTTCGTGTCAGAGAAGGAAGGCGATTATGTGCCCCCTGAGAAGCTGAAGTTGCTGGCCCTGCAGCGGGGAGAGCACCCAG GAAATTTGAATGAATCTGAAgaggaggatgaggaggaagatgatgaaggtgatggtgatgaagagggaggaaaagaggaggaggaagaagacaaggaggcTGGTTCGGAAAGGGAGGAAGAGGCCCGACTGACGGCCCCGGAGGAGCCGAGGATGGAGGGGAAG AAGCCCAAGGTGATGGTGGGCACAGTGAAGCTGGAGGATAAGCAGCGGCTGGCCCAGGAGGAGGACAGTGAAGCCAAGCGCCTGGCCATCATGATGATGAAGAAGCGGGAGAAGTACCTTTACAACAAGATCATGTTTGGCAAGAGGCGCAAAATCCGCGAG GCCAACAAACTGGTGGAGAAGCGGAAAGCCCACGATGAGGCTGTAAGGTCTGAGAAGAAGGCCAAGAAGGCAAGGCCGGAGTGA